Proteins encoded by one window of Lycium barbarum isolate Lr01 chromosome 11, ASM1917538v2, whole genome shotgun sequence:
- the LOC132617984 gene encoding nuclear transcription factor Y subunit B-6-like, whose amino-acid sequence MSGENTVNPASDSGPSNTGTSTEVDEQLAKRLQDLHLPVASVTRIMRRNLPQHAKVTMATKETVQKLVTRFINHITKKANKRCQREQRKTVTAEDLLWAMNELGLTNYVDPLTLYLYKYREQEEADSSLNSHRSNIVKPNFELALAPPTAPAQILPINFAPTPEYSYPHYPPNGLFFDLAAPAMMTGNMTFRNRRLTNDDGPAESSNSSSTNYGLHGVKDPYEQWK is encoded by the exons GTCCGAGTAACACTGGCACTAGCACGGAGGTGGACGAGCAACTAGCCAAGCGCCTGCAGGATTTGCACCTCCCCGTCGCCAGCGTGACGAGAATCATGCGCCGAAATCTTCCGCAACACGCAAAAGTCACCATGGCCACGAAAGAGACAGTCCAAAAATTAGTGACCCGTTTTATCAACCACATCACTAAAAAAGCTAACAAACGCTGCCAAAGGGAGCAAAGGAAGACTGTGACAGCTGAGGATCTTCTTTGGGCCATGAACGAACTGGGGTTGACTAACTATGTTGATCCTCTCACCTTGTACCTCTACAAGTATCGTGAACAGGAGGAAGCTGATAGTTCTTTGAACTCACACAGGTCCAATATTGTGAAGCCCAATTTTGAACTTGCGCTTGCACCACCTACTGCGCCAGCCCAAATTTTACCAATAAATTTTGCGCCGACACCAGAGTATTCGTACCCCCATTATCCTCCTAATGGGTTGTTCTTTGATCTTGCTGCACCAGCCATGATGACTGGCAACATGACTTTCAG GAATAGAAGGCTGACAAATGATGACGGTCCTGCTGAGTCATCCAATTCAAGTTCTACTAACTATGGTTTGCATGGGGTTAAAGATCCATATGAACAATGGAAATGA